The Paraburkholderia fungorum genome window below encodes:
- a CDS encoding LysR family transcriptional regulator, giving the protein MKALDLDVMAMIVAVADTGNISRAAEVVHRSQSAVSMQIKTLETALGKPLFVRKPRNVVPTQDGEVLLTYARRMLALRDEAWAAVVRPDVTGRVSIGVPDDYASSLLPPILKKFSVTYPKVEIQVVGLPSVALAPMVKDGSVDLVCATRVKGLSGEFIRFEPMEWAAAPSAHEIWQERPLPIAVFLPGSVARENAIRSLERAKITYRTSYESPSLLGLISMAEAGLAVVSLARCAVPAHFVVLGQAQGLPKIDALEMVLARSTGSKRPPCEFLAEAILSELRR; this is encoded by the coding sequence ATGAAAGCGCTCGACCTGGACGTGATGGCGATGATCGTCGCCGTCGCCGACACCGGCAACATCAGCCGGGCGGCGGAAGTCGTGCATCGGTCGCAGTCCGCCGTCAGCATGCAGATCAAGACGCTGGAGACGGCGCTCGGCAAGCCGCTGTTCGTCCGCAAGCCCCGCAATGTCGTGCCGACGCAGGACGGCGAGGTGCTGCTGACGTACGCCCGCCGCATGCTCGCGCTGCGCGACGAAGCGTGGGCGGCCGTGGTGCGGCCGGACGTGACCGGGCGCGTGAGTATCGGCGTGCCGGACGATTACGCGTCGTCGCTGCTGCCGCCGATCCTCAAAAAGTTTTCCGTCACTTATCCGAAAGTGGAAATTCAGGTGGTCGGCTTGCCGAGCGTCGCGCTTGCGCCAATGGTCAAGGACGGCTCCGTCGATCTCGTCTGCGCGACGCGTGTGAAGGGTCTGTCGGGCGAATTCATCCGCTTCGAGCCGATGGAGTGGGCGGCTGCGCCGAGCGCACATGAAATCTGGCAGGAGCGGCCGCTGCCGATTGCGGTCTTTTTGCCCGGCAGTGTCGCGCGCGAAAACGCGATCCGCAGTCTTGAGCGCGCGAAGATTACCTACCGGACCTCGTATGAAAGCCCGAGCCTGCTGGGGCTGATTTCGATGGCCGAGGCGGGGCTTGCCGTGGTGTCGCTGGCACGTTGCGCAGTGCCGGCGCACTTTGTGGTGCTCGGACAGGCGCAAGGCTTGCCGAAAATCGACGCGCTCGAGATGGTGCTGGCGCGGAGCACGGGGTCGAAGCGGCCGCCCTGCGAGTTTCTCGCCGAGGCGATCTTGTCGGAATTGCGGCGGTAG
- a CDS encoding thiamine pyrophosphate-requiring protein, whose translation MSQTVGDFIVERLHAWGVRRMYGYPGDGINGVFGALSRAHTDAKKDKKPNHAIEFIQVRHEEMAAFMAAAHAKFTGELGVCIATSGPGASHLITGLYDARMDHVPVLAIVGQQARAALGGHYQQELDLVSMFKDVAGAFVEQASVPEQVRHLIDRAVRIALAERKVTAIVLPNDLQDLPYEAPGRKHGTLHSGVGYRAPCLVPYDDQLQQAADVLNAGKKVAILVGAGALNATDEVIAVAEKLGAGVAKALLGKAVLPDDLPWVTGSIGLLGTKPSYDLMAGCDTLLMIGSGFPYAEFLPKEGAARGVQIDIKADMQSLRYPMEVNLVGDSAETLRALLPLLEKKTSRSWRDKIEGWTADWWTTLEKRAHEPGKGAVNPQRTVWELSKRIPSNAIVTSDSGSVANWYARDLQVQRGMMCSLSGGLASMGAAVPYAIAAKFAYPERPVIALVGDGAMQMNNMAELITVSKYWKDWADPRWICMVLNNGDLNQVTWEQRAMEGDPKFEASQNIPSVPYHKFAELIGLKGIYVDDAEQMAYAWDQALAAKCPVVIEVKADPNIAPLPPHITLAQAKAFASTLIKGDPDEGNVIVETAKQVLGAVLPGHRDK comes from the coding sequence ATGAGTCAAACCGTTGGCGACTTTATCGTCGAGCGTCTTCATGCGTGGGGCGTTCGTCGCATGTACGGCTATCCCGGCGACGGTATCAACGGTGTTTTCGGCGCGCTGAGTCGTGCCCACACCGACGCGAAAAAAGATAAAAAGCCCAACCATGCAATCGAATTCATTCAGGTCCGTCACGAAGAAATGGCCGCGTTCATGGCGGCGGCGCATGCCAAATTCACCGGAGAACTCGGGGTTTGCATCGCGACTTCCGGTCCCGGCGCATCGCACCTGATTACCGGTCTGTACGACGCGAGAATGGATCACGTGCCGGTGCTCGCCATCGTAGGACAGCAGGCACGCGCGGCACTCGGTGGTCACTATCAGCAGGAACTCGATCTGGTGTCGATGTTCAAGGACGTGGCCGGCGCTTTTGTCGAACAGGCGAGCGTGCCCGAGCAAGTGCGTCATCTGATCGACCGGGCAGTACGTATTGCCCTTGCCGAACGCAAGGTCACGGCGATCGTGCTGCCGAACGACTTGCAGGACCTGCCCTACGAAGCACCCGGCCGCAAGCACGGCACGCTGCATTCGGGTGTGGGCTATCGCGCGCCATGCCTTGTGCCCTACGACGATCAACTGCAGCAGGCGGCAGACGTGCTCAACGCCGGCAAGAAAGTCGCGATCCTCGTCGGCGCGGGCGCACTCAACGCAACCGATGAGGTGATTGCCGTCGCCGAAAAGCTCGGTGCAGGCGTAGCGAAGGCGCTGCTCGGCAAGGCCGTTTTGCCTGACGATCTTCCGTGGGTGACGGGCTCGATTGGCCTGCTCGGCACGAAGCCCAGCTACGACTTGATGGCCGGTTGCGACACCTTGCTGATGATTGGATCGGGATTTCCGTATGCTGAATTTCTGCCGAAGGAAGGCGCGGCGCGCGGTGTACAGATCGACATCAAGGCGGACATGCAGAGCCTGCGTTATCCGATGGAAGTGAACCTCGTGGGCGACAGCGCCGAGACATTGCGCGCGCTGCTGCCACTACTGGAAAAGAAAACGAGCCGCTCGTGGCGCGACAAGATTGAAGGCTGGACCGCCGACTGGTGGACGACACTGGAAAAACGCGCGCACGAACCCGGCAAAGGCGCGGTCAATCCGCAACGCACCGTGTGGGAACTGTCCAAACGTATTCCGTCGAATGCAATCGTGACCAGTGATTCCGGCTCGGTCGCCAACTGGTACGCACGCGATTTGCAGGTTCAGCGCGGCATGATGTGCTCGCTATCGGGCGGCCTCGCGTCGATGGGCGCCGCGGTGCCCTATGCGATTGCCGCCAAATTTGCCTATCCTGAGCGGCCCGTTATCGCGCTGGTCGGCGACGGCGCGATGCAGATGAACAACATGGCGGAATTAATCACCGTGTCGAAGTACTGGAAAGACTGGGCCGATCCACGCTGGATCTGCATGGTGCTCAACAACGGGGATCTCAACCAGGTGACGTGGGAACAGCGTGCAATGGAAGGCGATCCGAAATTCGAGGCGTCGCAGAACATCCCTTCCGTGCCTTATCACAAGTTCGCGGAATTGATTGGCCTGAAGGGCATTTACGTCGATGACGCGGAACAGATGGCCTACGCGTGGGACCAGGCACTGGCCGCGAAATGCCCGGTCGTGATCGAGGTGAAGGCCGATCCGAACATTGCGCCGCTGCCGCCGCATATCACGCTCGCGCAAGCCAAAGCCTTTGCATCGACGCTGATTAAAGGCGATCCCGATGAAGGCAATGTCATCGTCGAAACAGCGAAGCAGGTGCTTGGCGCGGTGCTGCCGGGTCATCGCGATAAATGA
- a CDS encoding dihydroxy-acid dehydratase, giving the protein MSDQKKDKDPKAGSAPVGFARGLTNYGDREFSVYLRRTFASSMGYSREMLDRPIVGIAHSASGFNNCHRHFPEMIDAVKRGVLAAGGLPIEFPTISLGETFLTPTSLKFRNLMSMDVEEMTRAQPMDSVVLLGGCDKTVPAQLMGAASANIPAIQLVAGPMSTSRHRGERLGACTDCRRFWAKFRATEIDAQEIDVVERRLASTAGTCAVMGTASTMAIIAETLGMMPANSAACPAVDADRLRIAEETGRAAFDLIGHPIRPSEVITANSVENALRVLLAIGGSTNAVIHLAAIAGRLGLKVDLQRLNELSDTTPVLVNLKPTGEHYMEDLYAAGGVPAILREIKHLLHLDCRMVTGETLGDRLHDVSWVDHAVVREFNDPVRENGGLVALFGNLAPRGAIMKRSAADPKLFEKEGRAVVFDSLEDLANRIDSDDLDVTAEDFLVLRNAGPTSDSAMPEAGYLPIPGKLARAGVKDMVRMSDARMSGTAYGTIVLHITPDSASGGPLGLVQNGDRIRLSVAQRKLELLVLDDELERRRAAQPPRAASKAQRGYAKLYEREILQADDGCDFGFLR; this is encoded by the coding sequence ATGAGCGATCAGAAGAAAGACAAAGACCCGAAAGCAGGTTCGGCCCCCGTGGGTTTTGCACGCGGATTGACGAATTACGGCGACCGCGAATTCAGCGTCTACCTGCGCCGCACGTTCGCCAGTTCGATGGGCTATAGCCGCGAAATGCTCGACCGGCCGATTGTCGGTATCGCGCATTCGGCGAGCGGCTTCAACAATTGCCACCGCCACTTCCCGGAGATGATCGACGCGGTCAAACGCGGCGTGCTGGCCGCGGGCGGCTTGCCGATCGAATTCCCCACCATCTCGCTGGGCGAAACCTTTCTCACGCCGACCAGTTTGAAATTCCGCAACCTGATGTCGATGGATGTCGAGGAAATGACGCGCGCGCAGCCGATGGATTCGGTCGTGCTGCTCGGCGGTTGCGACAAGACGGTGCCTGCGCAGTTGATGGGCGCGGCGTCGGCGAATATTCCCGCGATTCAACTGGTGGCGGGGCCGATGTCGACGAGCCGTCATCGAGGCGAGCGGCTCGGCGCATGTACCGACTGCCGCCGCTTCTGGGCCAAATTTCGCGCGACCGAAATCGATGCGCAGGAGATCGACGTGGTCGAGCGGCGTCTCGCATCGACAGCAGGCACGTGCGCGGTGATGGGCACGGCGAGCACGATGGCGATCATCGCCGAAACGCTCGGCATGATGCCCGCGAATAGCGCCGCCTGCCCCGCGGTCGATGCAGACCGCTTGCGGATCGCCGAGGAAACCGGGCGCGCGGCGTTCGACCTGATCGGCCATCCGATCCGCCCGAGCGAGGTGATCACGGCGAACTCCGTTGAAAACGCGCTGCGCGTGTTGCTGGCGATCGGCGGCTCGACGAACGCGGTGATCCACCTTGCCGCGATTGCCGGGCGGCTCGGTCTGAAGGTCGATCTGCAACGGCTCAACGAATTGAGCGACACCACGCCCGTGCTGGTCAACCTGAAGCCGACCGGCGAGCACTACATGGAAGACCTGTACGCGGCCGGCGGTGTGCCCGCGATACTGCGCGAGATCAAACACCTGCTGCATCTGGATTGCCGGATGGTGACCGGCGAGACGCTCGGCGACCGTCTGCATGACGTGAGCTGGGTCGACCATGCGGTGGTCCGCGAATTCAACGACCCGGTGCGCGAGAACGGCGGGCTGGTCGCGTTGTTCGGCAACCTCGCGCCGCGCGGCGCGATCATGAAGCGCTCGGCAGCGGACCCGAAACTGTTCGAGAAGGAAGGGCGCGCGGTCGTGTTCGATTCGCTGGAAGACCTCGCGAACCGCATCGACAGCGACGATCTGGACGTGACCGCCGAAGACTTTCTGGTGCTCCGCAACGCCGGGCCGACCAGTGATTCGGCGATGCCCGAGGCGGGTTATCTGCCGATTCCCGGCAAGCTCGCGCGCGCGGGCGTGAAGGACATGGTGCGCATGTCCGACGCACGAATGAGCGGGACCGCGTACGGCACGATCGTGCTGCATATCACGCCCGACTCCGCTTCCGGCGGCCCGCTCGGACTCGTACAGAACGGCGACCGGATCCGGCTCAGCGTCGCGCAGCGCAAGCTGGAGTTGCTGGTCTTGGACGACGAACTCGAACGGCGGCGCGCAGCGCAACCGCCGCGTGCGGCATCGAAGGCGCAACGCGGCTATGCGAAGTTATACGAGCGGGAGATTCTGCAAGCCGACGACGGCTGCGATTTCGGGTTCTTGAGGTAG
- a CDS encoding aldehyde dehydrogenase family protein produces the protein MAARIDGRAHNASSNPFGITTRISVALESGKVDMNDMLLASPEIPFGGAKESGIGREGGQLGIRDYLEPTYIQFRLQ, from the coding sequence GTGGCGGCGCGCATCGACGGGCGCGCTCACAACGCGTCATCAAACCCGTTCGGCATCACAACCCGCATCAGCGTAGCGCTGGAATCGGGTAAGGTAGACATGAATGACATGCTGCTCGCGTCACCGGAAATTCCGTTTGGCGGCGCGAAGGAGAGCGGCATCGGGCGGGAAGGGGGACAGTTGGGCATTCGCGATTACCTCGAACCGACATACATCCAGTTTCGTCTTCAGTGA
- a CDS encoding DUF4148 domain-containing protein, with product MKLVQSLIVAAALAIPAVSSFAQSNQPVTRAEVKAQLVQLEKAGYNPASDNTKYPANIEAAQARVNAENVADAGYGGVAEGTSASGIHHLRGEFVSDVSRVGHKIKQSIRVDANNGTKPVYFGS from the coding sequence ATGAAACTCGTTCAATCGCTTATCGTTGCTGCCGCACTCGCTATTCCTGCTGTGTCGTCCTTCGCTCAATCGAACCAGCCTGTTACCCGCGCAGAAGTGAAGGCGCAGTTGGTGCAACTCGAGAAGGCTGGCTACAACCCGGCTAGCGACAATACGAAATACCCGGCGAACATTGAGGCCGCGCAAGCTCGTGTGAATGCAGAAAACGTAGCCGATGCAGGTTACGGCGGCGTTGCGGAAGGAACATCAGCATCGGGTATTCATCATCTGCGCGGTGAGTTTGTCAGCGACGTGTCGCGAGTGGGTCACAAGATCAAGCAATCCATTCGTGTGGATGCAAACAACGGTACGAAGCCGGTGTATTTCGGTTCGTAA
- a CDS encoding alpha/beta fold hydrolase encodes MNARTDHSVLAVADLSFATIGSGISVPYVECGQGEPLVFVHGSLCDYRYWEAQTAALSEHFRCISVSLSHYWPASEAVIQSEFGWQTHVAELAEFLEAIDLGPVHLVGHSRGGNVAFQVAREFPRLIKSLTLADPGGPLQIDGMPDASLPSATNVLRARVVELIEDQQVDAGLELFVDSVSAPGSWRKSSIAFRTMAIDNASTLPKQLRDPLPAFSRDAARDIKCRTLLIEGQRSPRMFRNNVEKLAEWIDQASRETIAGASHGMNVSNAGAFNRLVHAFASF; translated from the coding sequence ATGAACGCCCGTACCGACCACTCAGTGCTTGCCGTAGCAGATCTGTCGTTTGCGACCATCGGATCCGGCATCAGCGTGCCGTACGTCGAGTGTGGACAGGGCGAGCCGCTGGTCTTCGTGCACGGCTCGCTGTGCGACTACCGCTACTGGGAGGCCCAAACGGCGGCGCTGTCCGAGCATTTCCGCTGCATCTCGGTCAGCCTGAGCCACTACTGGCCGGCGAGCGAAGCGGTGATCCAGAGCGAGTTCGGCTGGCAGACTCACGTTGCCGAACTGGCCGAGTTCCTCGAGGCGATCGATCTTGGGCCCGTCCATCTGGTCGGCCATTCGCGTGGCGGTAACGTGGCGTTTCAGGTCGCGCGCGAATTTCCGCGCCTCATCAAATCGCTGACGCTTGCGGACCCGGGCGGTCCGCTGCAAATCGACGGGATGCCGGACGCGTCGCTGCCGAGCGCGACCAACGTGTTGCGCGCGCGCGTCGTCGAACTGATCGAGGACCAGCAGGTCGACGCAGGGCTGGAGCTTTTCGTGGATTCGGTGAGCGCGCCCGGTTCATGGCGCAAGAGTTCGATCGCGTTTCGTACGATGGCGATCGACAACGCGAGCACGCTGCCCAAGCAGCTTCGCGACCCGCTGCCCGCTTTTTCGCGCGATGCGGCACGCGACATCAAATGCCGGACCTTGCTGATCGAAGGGCAAAGAAGTCCGCGCATGTTCCGCAACAACGTCGAAAAGCTCGCCGAGTGGATCGACCAGGCGTCGCGCGAAACGATCGCCGGTGCATCGCACGGAATGAATGTGTCGAATGCCGGTGCGTTCAACCGGCTGGTGCACGCGTTCGCGAGCTTCTAA
- a CDS encoding ABC transporter substrate-binding protein, giving the protein MNIEQSVVAAFTPAGRLRASINLGNPILANTNPESGEPVGVSVDLARAFAEMLAVELELVVFDTAGKSVQAVSEERADFGFFAIDPLRGETIAFTAPYVLIEGFYLVRDESPIQSNSDVDQAHNRVAVGNKSAYDLFLTRELKAAQIVRAPTSPAVVATFLDQNLEVAAGVKQQLEADARKTAGLRLLDERFMVIQQAMGTPKSRGSAAADVLSAFVEEMKASGFVARSLSRHGIDGASVAPPFE; this is encoded by the coding sequence ATGAACATCGAGCAATCCGTTGTCGCCGCGTTCACGCCTGCGGGCAGGCTGCGAGCGTCGATCAATCTCGGCAATCCGATTCTTGCCAATACGAATCCCGAATCCGGTGAACCTGTCGGCGTCTCGGTCGATCTTGCGCGAGCCTTTGCTGAGATGCTCGCTGTCGAACTGGAACTGGTGGTCTTCGATACAGCGGGCAAATCCGTTCAGGCGGTGAGTGAAGAGCGTGCGGATTTCGGCTTCTTCGCAATCGATCCATTGCGTGGCGAAACTATCGCGTTCACAGCGCCCTACGTGTTGATCGAAGGCTTCTATCTTGTGCGCGACGAATCGCCTATTCAATCGAATAGCGATGTCGATCAGGCTCACAATCGTGTCGCCGTCGGCAACAAGAGTGCTTACGACCTGTTCCTGACGAGAGAACTGAAGGCCGCACAGATTGTTCGCGCGCCGACATCACCCGCCGTCGTTGCAACGTTCCTCGACCAGAATCTGGAGGTCGCTGCGGGCGTGAAGCAGCAACTCGAAGCAGACGCACGCAAGACCGCAGGACTCCGCCTGCTCGATGAGCGGTTCATGGTGATCCAGCAGGCCATGGGAACGCCGAAGAGCCGAGGCAGCGCTGCGGCAGACGTGCTGAGCGCCTTTGTCGAAGAAATGAAAGCGTCGGGATTCGTGGCCCGCTCGCTGTCGCGACATGGAATCGACGGTGCATCGGTTGCGCCGCCTTTTGAATGA
- a CDS encoding transposase, with product MLQVPLSDESWQTVCHLFEPAVTGRGRPRRNPRHVLDAILWILLNNEKWHRLPAIFPPTQTCYAKWLEWSRDGTMTRVLTELDPDRVVSNLGISN from the coding sequence ATGTTGCAAGTTCCTTTGTCTGATGAATCATGGCAGACGGTCTGTCATCTATTCGAGCCAGCGGTAACCGGCCGTGGACGGCCACGCAGAAATCCCCGCCACGTGCTGGACGCGATCCTGTGGATTCTGCTCAATAACGAAAAATGGCACCGGCTTCCCGCCATTTTTCCGCCTACGCAGACCTGCTACGCGAAGTGGCTTGAGTGGAGTCGGGACGGCACCATGACACGCGTACTGACCGAACTCGACCCGGACCGCGTTGTTTCCAACCTCGGTATTTCCAATTAA
- a CDS encoding response regulator → MSVILLVDDDIDSLWALRLVVEAQGHHVLLALDGEDALNKASRYLPEVIVTDWHMSRLDGIGLCKRLKLYPALAGIAVVFTSSEVPPANLSALWKAFIRKPLDLPAVERCIDALITRRLSAPQFRRAPISGKGRWPAMSSRNWT, encoded by the coding sequence ATGTCCGTGATCCTGCTCGTAGACGACGATATCGATTCCTTGTGGGCGCTCCGTCTGGTTGTCGAAGCACAAGGGCATCATGTGCTGCTCGCGCTCGACGGCGAAGACGCGCTCAATAAGGCGTCGCGCTATTTGCCCGAAGTCATCGTGACGGACTGGCATATGTCCAGACTCGACGGCATCGGTCTTTGCAAGAGGCTGAAGCTCTATCCGGCATTGGCCGGGATTGCCGTGGTTTTTACGTCTAGCGAAGTCCCGCCTGCGAATCTGTCGGCATTGTGGAAGGCCTTTATTCGCAAGCCGCTCGATTTACCCGCTGTCGAGAGATGCATTGACGCGTTGATCACGAGACGTCTGAGTGCGCCGCAATTCCGGCGTGCGCCGATTTCGGGTAAAGGTCGCTGGCCCGCCATGTCGTCGAGAAACTGGACGTAG